In bacterium, the following proteins share a genomic window:
- a CDS encoding EF2563 family selenium-dependent molybdenum hydroxylase system protein gives MNPAAGIWIQGAGEMASAVAVVLVRAGYRVVMAELPRPLAVRRLVCFCEAVYAGHATVEGIPAEMASAAGLVFRERVVGVAVDPGASALRRLAPRAVVDARLTKRPPVALPHAPAPLIGLGPGFTCGVDADLVIETHRAAGPGTVISVGGAAPDTGVPGVIAGHTTARVLRAPAAGHLRPCCVIGDLVAAGQTVGTVAGLPVISQLDGLLRGLIHEQAELYAGLKVGDVDPRGGATDPRVVTDKGLAIGDGVLRALGRLGVAAG, from the coding sequence GTGAACCCGGCCGCGGGCATCTGGATCCAGGGCGCCGGCGAGATGGCTTCGGCCGTGGCCGTGGTACTCGTCCGCGCGGGCTATCGCGTGGTCATGGCGGAGTTGCCACGTCCGCTGGCTGTGCGGCGGCTGGTCTGCTTCTGCGAAGCGGTGTACGCCGGTCACGCCACGGTCGAAGGGATCCCCGCGGAGATGGCGAGCGCGGCGGGGCTCGTCTTTCGCGAGCGGGTGGTCGGGGTCGCGGTCGACCCCGGGGCGTCCGCGCTGCGGCGCCTGGCACCGCGGGCCGTGGTCGACGCGCGACTGACCAAGCGTCCCCCGGTTGCGCTCCCGCACGCGCCGGCGCCGTTGATCGGACTCGGACCCGGCTTCACCTGCGGCGTCGATGCCGACCTGGTGATCGAAACCCACCGGGCAGCGGGCCCCGGGACCGTCATCAGTGTCGGTGGGGCCGCTCCCGACACCGGCGTGCCCGGGGTCATCGCCGGGCACACCACGGCCAGGGTGCTGCGCGCGCCCGCCGCCGGTCACCTGCGGCCCTGCTGCGTCATCGGCGACCTGGTCGCTGCCGGGCAGACGGTCGGCACGGTTGCCGGCCTGCCGGTCATCTCGCAGCTCGACGGGCTCCTCAGGGGCCTCATCCACGAGCAGGCGGAACTTTACGCCGGGCTGAAGGTTGGCGATGTGGATCCCCGGGGTGGTGCCACCGATCCCCGCGTGGTCACCGACAAGGGACTGGCGATCGGCGACGGGGTGCTGCGGGCGCTGGGTCGGCTTGGTGTCGCCGCCGGTTGA
- a CDS encoding tetratricopeptide repeat protein, whose product MVRMRRILEGGRALTGALALALVLGGGAALAECQPGQLQEANLAYQSAKEFLDAQSWDQALARLQSIVGVCPEHVEATRGIGTALMGKQQFALAVPAFQKVIQLRGEDVQAGDFNNLARAFAQQKLYKEARAEFMKAEQLAPDDCGLLFNLAAMHDAAGFSTQAVDVCQRLLDEDSCEKVRDKVLVMMAKVAGRAGEQQKRAGNGDRAQYFMELSQQYGGQAGGSTTNDLIKQKMKAGQYGEAATLLEGILAKNAEQPNAWLNLARAKDQLGDDPGSITAYERYLALKPTDTTEWGAMLQVMVESGRCSDAATRSAAAFDEHRAKGHLAVAPILFSWGLALECQKDYDGARAKFTQCAESGSERYAASARRQVERMDGLKAVADAERKKAAGGR is encoded by the coding sequence GTGGTTCGGATGCGCAGGATTCTCGAAGGCGGACGGGCGTTGACCGGGGCGCTGGCCCTGGCCCTGGTTCTGGGCGGCGGCGCGGCCCTGGCCGAGTGCCAGCCGGGCCAGTTGCAGGAAGCCAACCTCGCCTACCAGTCGGCCAAGGAGTTCCTCGACGCTCAGAGCTGGGACCAGGCGCTGGCGCGCCTACAGTCCATCGTGGGCGTCTGCCCGGAGCATGTCGAGGCAACGCGCGGCATCGGCACGGCGCTGATGGGCAAGCAGCAGTTCGCACTGGCGGTGCCTGCTTTCCAGAAGGTGATCCAACTGCGGGGCGAGGACGTCCAGGCTGGTGACTTCAACAACCTGGCCCGTGCATTCGCGCAGCAGAAACTGTACAAGGAAGCACGTGCCGAGTTCATGAAGGCCGAGCAGCTGGCGCCGGATGACTGCGGCCTGCTGTTCAATCTCGCGGCCATGCACGATGCCGCCGGTTTCTCGACACAGGCTGTCGATGTCTGCCAGCGCCTGCTGGACGAGGACTCCTGCGAAAAGGTGCGCGACAAGGTCCTGGTCATGATGGCGAAAGTGGCAGGACGGGCCGGCGAACAGCAGAAGCGTGCCGGCAACGGTGATCGTGCCCAGTACTTCATGGAACTGTCGCAGCAGTACGGCGGCCAGGCCGGCGGCTCGACGACGAACGACCTCATCAAGCAGAAGATGAAGGCCGGGCAGTACGGAGAGGCCGCCACGTTGCTTGAGGGCATCCTGGCGAAGAACGCGGAGCAGCCCAATGCCTGGCTGAACCTGGCGCGCGCCAAGGACCAGCTCGGCGACGACCCCGGCAGCATCACGGCCTACGAACGGTACCTGGCCCTGAAGCCCACCGACACCACCGAGTGGGGTGCCATGCTGCAGGTGATGGTCGAGTCCGGTCGTTGCAGCGACGCGGCCACGCGGTCCGCAGCAGCCTTCGACGAGCACCGCGCCAAGGGCCACCTGGCCGTCGCCCCGATCCTCTTTTCGTGGGGCCTGGCCCTGGAATGCCAGAAGGACTATGACGGCGCCCGGGCCAAGTTCACGCAGTGCGCAGAGAGCGGCAGCGAGCGCTATGCCGCGTCGGCGCGTCGCCAGGTCGAACGTATGGATGGACTCAAGGCCGTGGCCGACGCCGAGCGCAAGAAGGCTGCCGGAGGCCGCTGA
- a CDS encoding aminotransferase class I/II-fold pyridoxal phosphate-dependent enzyme: MGRLQKLPPYLFAALDAAKRRARESGVAVVDLGIGDPDRPTPPELIRVMTEAIADPTCHRYPAQRGDTDLKRAIAGWLRRRHGVEVDPVTQVLVLIGSKEGLAHLPITCVEEGDNTLVPDIGYPVYAQSTILAGGQPRTFHLRAESGFLPDLDEVASLMDDRTRLLFLNYPNNPTGATADAAFWRRAADLCASRGVTLVNDAAYLEMSLDGRAQPCLLATADARRERVVELHSLSKMFNMTGWRIAFAVGHPELIEALGRVKDTMDSGVFTAIQRTAAFALGADFERLLAGVAAPYAARREKLVATLGAAGYEIFPAKATFYVWCRIPTGEEAAAFCQRALAEIGVVITPGTGFGSGGEGWFRLSLTASESDLEEGARRLAGWR; this comes from the coding sequence GTGGGACGACTGCAGAAGCTGCCGCCATACCTGTTTGCCGCCCTCGACGCCGCCAAGCGCCGTGCGCGCGAATCCGGCGTGGCGGTGGTGGACCTGGGCATCGGCGACCCCGACCGGCCGACACCGCCGGAACTGATCCGGGTCATGACCGAGGCCATCGCCGATCCGACCTGCCATCGCTATCCCGCCCAGCGGGGAGACACGGACCTGAAGCGCGCGATCGCCGGGTGGCTGCGGCGCAGGCATGGCGTGGAAGTGGATCCCGTGACGCAGGTGCTGGTGCTGATCGGCAGCAAGGAAGGGCTCGCACACCTGCCCATCACCTGCGTGGAAGAGGGCGACAACACGCTGGTGCCGGACATCGGCTATCCGGTGTATGCACAGTCGACGATCCTGGCAGGTGGCCAGCCGCGCACGTTCCACCTGCGCGCCGAGTCCGGGTTCCTGCCCGACCTCGACGAAGTGGCGTCGCTGATGGACGATCGCACGCGCCTGCTCTTCCTCAACTACCCGAACAACCCGACCGGAGCCACGGCCGATGCCGCGTTCTGGCGACGTGCTGCCGATCTCTGCGCTTCGCGCGGCGTGACCCTGGTGAATGACGCGGCCTACCTGGAGATGTCGCTCGACGGACGCGCGCAGCCGTGCCTGCTGGCGACGGCCGATGCCCGGCGTGAACGCGTGGTCGAATTGCACAGCCTGTCGAAGATGTTCAACATGACCGGCTGGCGTATCGCCTTCGCCGTGGGACACCCCGAGCTGATCGAAGCCCTCGGTCGCGTGAAGGACACGATGGACAGCGGGGTCTTCACGGCCATCCAGCGCACGGCGGCGTTTGCCCTCGGCGCCGACTTCGAGCGCCTGCTGGCCGGTGTCGCGGCGCCCTACGCGGCGCGGCGCGAGAAGCTGGTGGCCACGCTGGGTGCCGCGGGCTACGAGATCTTCCCTGCGAAGGCCACTTTCTATGTCTGGTGCCGCATCCCGACCGGCGAGGAGGCGGCGGCATTCTGCCAGCGGGCCCTGGCCGAGATCGGCGTCGTCATCACCCCGGGCACCGGTTTCGGTTCGGGGGGCGAGGGCTGGTTCCGCCTCAGCCTCACGGCCTCGGAATCGGACCTCGAGGAAGGTGCCCGACGGCTGGCGGGTTGGCGATGA
- the folB gene encoding dihydroneopterin aldolase codes for MNDSLRLEGIDVYAHHGAHPAERELGQRFVVDVEMQADLEAAAASDDLARGIDYAAVHGVVVAAATRGSFHLIESLAGCLCRELLAAFPAERVRVTVRKTQPPISGFFGHAQVTLERDRGWAAKSAATGRVDA; via the coding sequence ATGAACGACAGCCTTCGCCTTGAGGGCATCGACGTCTACGCCCATCACGGCGCCCACCCGGCCGAACGGGAACTCGGGCAGCGTTTCGTGGTGGATGTCGAGATGCAGGCCGATCTCGAGGCGGCCGCTGCGAGCGATGACCTGGCGCGCGGCATCGACTACGCGGCGGTTCACGGCGTCGTGGTAGCGGCTGCGACCCGTGGTTCGTTCCACCTCATCGAGTCCCTGGCCGGCTGCCTGTGCCGGGAATTGCTTGCTGCGTTCCCTGCTGAACGGGTGCGCGTGACGGTGCGCAAGACACAGCCGCCCATCAGTGGGTTCTTCGGGCACGCCCAGGTCACCCTCGAACGCGACCGGGGCTGGGCCGCCAAGTCGGCGGCGACGGGCCGGGTCGACGCATGA
- a CDS encoding deoxynucleoside kinase: protein MPWRYIVVEGVIGVGKTSLTKLLATRLGGRLNLEIVEENPFLAKFYRDREAYAFQTQIFFLLSRYRQQQGLGQQDMFNATLVSDYLFAKDRIFANLNLADDELALYGQLATILEQRVLKPDLVIYLQARTEMLQQRIRWRGRSFEQDMEPQYLEALNSAYSYFFHHYKDAPLLVVNTDNLDFVNVPGDFEMLYEQLAERFVGARYYAPDSRPA, encoded by the coding sequence CTGCCCTGGCGCTATATCGTCGTCGAAGGCGTGATCGGGGTCGGTAAGACCAGCCTCACCAAGCTGCTGGCGACACGGCTTGGTGGACGCCTGAACCTCGAGATCGTGGAAGAGAACCCGTTCCTCGCGAAGTTCTACCGTGACCGCGAGGCCTACGCGTTCCAGACACAGATCTTCTTCCTGCTCAGCCGATACCGCCAGCAGCAGGGACTGGGCCAGCAGGACATGTTCAATGCGACGCTGGTCTCGGACTACCTGTTCGCGAAGGACCGCATCTTCGCGAACCTGAACCTGGCCGATGACGAACTGGCCCTCTACGGCCAGTTGGCGACCATCCTCGAGCAGCGCGTGCTGAAGCCGGACCTGGTGATCTACCTGCAGGCACGGACGGAGATGCTGCAACAGCGCATCCGCTGGCGCGGCCGTTCGTTCGAGCAGGACATGGAGCCGCAGTATCTGGAAGCGCTCAACAGCGCATACAGCTACTTTTTCCATCACTACAAGGACGCGCCGCTGCTGGTGGTCAATACCGACAACCTCGATTTCGTCAACGTGCCGGGCGACTTCGAGATGCTCTACGAGCAGCTGGCGGAGCGATTCGTCGGCGCCCGCTACTACGCGCCGGATTCGCGTCCGGCCTGA
- the panB gene encoding 3-methyl-2-oxobutanoate hydroxymethyltransferase yields the protein MQEPRPAPSLDVFARRKREGQPLVVVTAYDLSSALIGAAGGADALLVGDSLGMVMLGHESTLPVTIDDMVHHCRAVQRARPGVPVIADLPYGTFHVSPAETVRAGLRLVQEAGVHAVKIEGGRQRAEMIAALLAAEIPVMGHLGLTPQSVNRLGGYRVQGRGADAESRLLEDAAFLAQAGCFALVLECVPATLAARVTAASPIPTIGIGAGPGCDGQVLVFHDLLGLLPGQPPKFVRRYADLGRLATEAVAAYAADVRQRQFPGAEHSYGGGTGAAAPGAADSTGSESTGPAYPGGRSAGGEPAT from the coding sequence ATGCAGGAACCGCGGCCGGCCCCGAGCCTGGACGTGTTCGCCCGGCGCAAGCGCGAGGGCCAGCCACTGGTCGTGGTCACGGCTTATGACCTCTCGAGCGCGCTCATCGGTGCCGCCGGCGGGGCCGACGCACTCCTGGTGGGCGATTCCCTCGGCATGGTGATGCTGGGGCACGAGAGCACGTTGCCCGTGACCATCGACGACATGGTGCATCATTGCCGGGCCGTGCAACGGGCGCGCCCCGGCGTGCCGGTCATTGCCGACCTTCCGTACGGCACCTTCCATGTCTCGCCGGCCGAGACCGTGCGGGCAGGCCTTCGACTGGTGCAGGAGGCCGGCGTGCATGCGGTCAAGATCGAAGGCGGACGGCAGCGTGCCGAGATGATCGCGGCGCTGCTCGCCGCCGAGATCCCGGTGATGGGCCATCTCGGCCTGACGCCGCAGTCGGTCAATCGGCTCGGCGGCTACCGCGTGCAGGGTCGTGGTGCCGACGCCGAGTCCCGGCTGCTGGAGGACGCCGCGTTCCTGGCGCAGGCCGGCTGTTTCGCGCTGGTGCTCGAGTGCGTGCCGGCGACACTGGCGGCGCGCGTGACGGCCGCATCGCCGATCCCGACGATCGGCATCGGCGCCGGTCCCGGCTGCGACGGCCAGGTCCTCGTCTTCCACGACCTCCTGGGCCTGCTGCCGGGGCAGCCGCCGAAGTTCGTGCGCCGGTATGCCGATCTCGGGCGCCTGGCCACCGAGGCCGTTGCCGCCTACGCCGCGGATGTCCGCCAACGGCAGTTCCCGGGCGCGGAACACAGCTACGGCGGCGGCACGGGCGCCGCGGCGCCGGGTGCAGCGGATTCCACCGGCAGCGAATCGACCGGCCCGGCCTACCCGGGCGGGCGTTCGGCCGGCGGGGAGCCCGCGACATGA
- a CDS encoding pantoate--beta-alanine ligase gives MQGAGELTGLDALRRPGPLVLVPTMGALHEGHLSLVEQGAALGTVVVTIFVNPTQFGPGEDFAAYPRDLASDLALLEGTSAAAVFAPAVADMYGPPGEVTVRAGRRAEGLCGASRPGHFDGVLTVVAKLFGMVRPDIAIFGRKDAQQCLVIEQMVHDLRLPVRLVDAPTVREPDGLAMSSRNRYLDPAQRGRATCLSRALARGRALLAEGVRERGAIEAAMTGELAASDSVDYAALRVLPELGAPARVPDGRVVLAIAAKVGPARLIDNVALEIGARGVVETNLLGGEFPAGD, from the coding sequence ATGCAGGGAGCCGGCGAACTGACCGGCCTGGACGCATTGCGGAGGCCGGGGCCCCTGGTGCTGGTGCCGACGATGGGCGCCCTGCACGAGGGTCACCTGAGCCTGGTGGAGCAGGGCGCTGCACTGGGCACGGTCGTGGTCACCATCTTCGTGAATCCGACCCAGTTCGGCCCCGGCGAGGATTTCGCCGCGTATCCGCGCGACCTGGCCTCCGACCTGGCCCTTCTGGAGGGGACTTCGGCGGCGGCGGTATTCGCGCCGGCCGTGGCCGACATGTACGGGCCGCCGGGCGAAGTCACCGTGCGCGCCGGTCGCCGCGCCGAGGGGCTTTGCGGCGCGTCGCGGCCCGGTCACTTCGACGGTGTGCTGACGGTCGTGGCCAAGCTCTTCGGGATGGTCCGGCCGGATATCGCGATCTTCGGGCGCAAGGACGCACAGCAGTGCCTGGTCATCGAGCAGATGGTTCACGACCTGCGATTGCCGGTGCGCCTGGTCGATGCGCCCACGGTGCGGGAGCCGGACGGGCTGGCGATGTCGTCGCGCAATCGCTACCTCGATCCTGCGCAGCGCGGGCGGGCGACCTGCCTGTCGCGCGCCCTGGCGCGAGGCCGGGCGCTCCTGGCCGAGGGAGTTCGCGAACGCGGCGCGATCGAGGCGGCGATGACCGGCGAACTGGCGGCGAGCGACAGCGTCGACTACGCGGCACTGCGCGTGCTGCCGGAACTGGGGGCGCCCGCCCGGGTGCCGGACGGCCGCGTGGTCCTGGCCATTGCGGCAAAGGTGGGGCCGGCCCGCCTGATCGACAATGTGGCCCTGGAAATCGGGGCCCGTGGAGTGGTCGAAACGAACCTGCTGGGCGGGGAATTCCCCGCCGGCGACTGA
- a CDS encoding NTP transferase domain-containing protein has protein sequence MEGSEREARIIDAVVLDAVVLAAGKGTRMKSDLPKVLHKLAGRPLLDHVLDTATGAGIGHTVVVVGHEAELVKRTCARPGLDFALQQPQLGTGHAVQMGLPAVREGGWCVVLAGDVPLLRVSTLQRLIEGTVKSGAAATVLTCVVEDAGAYGRIVKDASGKVVRIVEARDATPAEKAIGEYNSGVFCFRTADLAEALGSLKPNNDQGEYYLTDTVAYLVGRGRPVTAVQTDDPGEVVGINTVDELAVAETLLATRDK, from the coding sequence GTGGAAGGTAGCGAGCGCGAAGCACGTATCATCGACGCGGTCGTTCTTGACGCCGTGGTTCTTGCCGCCGGCAAGGGCACGCGGATGAAGAGCGACCTGCCGAAGGTCCTGCACAAGCTGGCAGGCAGGCCGCTGCTGGACCACGTACTCGACACGGCGACGGGCGCTGGCATCGGCCATACCGTGGTCGTGGTGGGGCACGAAGCCGAACTGGTGAAGAGGACGTGCGCGCGGCCGGGCCTCGATTTCGCGCTGCAGCAGCCGCAGCTGGGCACCGGGCACGCCGTGCAGATGGGCCTGCCGGCGGTGCGCGAAGGCGGCTGGTGTGTCGTGCTTGCCGGCGACGTGCCGCTGCTGCGTGTCTCGACGCTGCAACGCCTGATTGAAGGCACCGTGAAATCGGGCGCGGCGGCCACAGTGCTGACGTGCGTCGTCGAAGATGCCGGCGCCTACGGACGCATCGTCAAGGACGCTTCGGGCAAGGTTGTCCGCATCGTCGAGGCGCGTGATGCGACGCCGGCCGAGAAGGCGATCGGCGAGTACAACAGCGGCGTGTTCTGCTTCCGCACCGCCGACCTGGCCGAGGCGCTGGGCAGCCTGAAGCCGAACAACGACCAGGGCGAGTACTACCTGACCGACACCGTGGCGTACCTTGTCGGGCGCGGCCGACCGGTGACCGCCGTGCAGACCGATGACCCGGGTGAGGTCGTCGGCATCAACACGGTGGATGAGCTGGCAGTGGCCGAGACCCTGCTGGCGACCCGGGACAAGTGA
- a CDS encoding HIT domain-containing protein, with product MERLCTPWRYGYVSGERKEEGCVFCNRLTGGDREHYVLYRGPRWYLILNLYPYNSGHLLLVLGRHAQRLADCTPEELVDMASLLKLMEDALQEAFRPDGINCGYNGGASAGAGIPGHLHVHMLPRWTGDTNFMSTIGETRVMPQTLDQVRERLQPVVERLAAGLPGATGQA from the coding sequence ATGGAACGGCTCTGCACGCCCTGGAGGTACGGCTACGTGAGCGGCGAACGGAAAGAGGAAGGCTGCGTCTTCTGCAACCGCCTGACCGGCGGCGACCGGGAGCACTATGTCCTGTACCGGGGGCCGCGGTGGTACCTGATCCTGAACCTGTACCCGTACAACAGCGGCCACCTGCTGCTGGTGCTGGGTCGGCACGCGCAGCGGTTGGCCGACTGCACGCCGGAGGAACTGGTCGACATGGCCAGCCTGCTCAAGCTCATGGAGGATGCGCTCCAGGAGGCGTTCCGGCCCGACGGCATCAATTGCGGCTACAACGGCGGTGCCAGCGCCGGGGCGGGCATCCCGGGCCACCTGCATGTCCACATGCTGCCGCGCTGGACCGGCGACACGAATTTCATGAGCACGATCGGGGAAACGAGGGTCATGCCGCAGACCCTCGACCAGGTCCGGGAACGCCTGCAGCCGGTGGTCGAGCGGCTGGCTGCCGGCCTTCCGGGCGCGACAGGGCAGGCCTAG
- a CDS encoding DUF4321 domain-containing protein → MRKSLGTVILTLMLGVLIGAIVSEVLGLFLSKGSVAEQLFVRYVAFGPEVNHWNLVILDITFGFQIHFNLMSVIGVFVASQILRWYR, encoded by the coding sequence ATGCGGAAGTCGCTGGGGACAGTGATCCTCACCCTGATGCTGGGCGTGCTGATCGGCGCGATCGTCAGCGAAGTCCTCGGCCTGTTCCTGAGCAAGGGCAGTGTGGCCGAGCAGCTCTTCGTCCGTTACGTTGCGTTCGGCCCCGAGGTCAACCACTGGAACCTCGTGATCCTCGACATCACGTTCGGGTTCCAGATCCATTTCAACCTCATGAGTGTGATCGGCGTCTTCGTCGCTTCACAGATCCTGAGGTGGTACCGCTGA
- the tatA gene encoding twin-arginine translocase TatA/TatE family subunit, protein MGSIGWPEMLLILVLVLLFFGPRRLPEIAEAMGKSIRKFKSATQEASREVRRELDDAGNTRPTETPRDSGGEKPQGPAQP, encoded by the coding sequence ATGGGCAGCATCGGTTGGCCCGAAATGCTGCTGATCCTCGTCCTGGTGCTGCTGTTCTTCGGGCCGCGGCGCCTGCCGGAGATCGCCGAGGCGATGGGCAAGTCCATCCGCAAGTTCAAGAGCGCGACGCAGGAAGCATCGCGCGAGGTGCGTCGCGAACTCGACGACGCCGGCAACACGCGCCCCACCGAGACGCCGCGGGACAGCGGCGGCGAGAAGCCGCAGGGGCCCGCGCAGCCCTGA
- a CDS encoding DEAD/DEAH box helicase, which yields MNLAQLLEQLKADERFLRHVTRWEVIPACPARTVPFPDVLDPRLGDALRRRGVSELYTHQGEAVALAAAGRSFVVPTPTASGKTLCYNLPVLDAILRDPQARALYLFPTKALAQDQMHEVHGLVTELGVDIKTFTFDGDTPETARRAIRSSGHIVVTNPDMLHQGILPHHTLWVKLFENLRYVVVDEVHQYRGVFGSHVANVLRRLQRVARFYGADPQFICCSATIANPLELAERLTGLPMAEVSDNGAPRGLKHFIFYNPPVINRELGIRASTIKTTRAIAERFLGCGAQMIVFARSRMRVELLLTYLEKAGRKVGIRAGEVRGYRGGYLPGERRAIEQGLRDGSVRAVVSTNALELGIDIGRLDVCIMAGYAGTVAATWQQAGRAGRRQNVSAVVLVASSSPADQYIVTNPDFFFGRSPEYATLDPDNLVVQMSHLKCAAFELPFAEDELYGGNRVTEILDYLCSMRVLHRAEGRFHWMADTYPAEDVSLRSAAPDNVVIIDDSKQGGLVIGEMDLFSAQEMLHDDAIYIHGAQQHHVDKLDWERREAHVKPVQVDYYTDAQRKSELKTLTADEEKPHGEGALAVGEIGLVSKVTVYKKIKLGTHENVGAGRVHLPEMEMHTTSFWWEVPESAAASLSARGLDLGDALKGLAHLLGCVAPMFIMADSADLHATAMIRSPFTDKPTLYLYDTVPGGVGFARRIYEQFDEICEAARRHLEACPCAHGCPACVGAAVDSGSTARAGAAWLLAGPAAAAAGG from the coding sequence TTGAACCTCGCGCAGCTTCTGGAACAACTGAAGGCCGACGAACGATTCCTGCGCCACGTCACCCGCTGGGAGGTCATCCCGGCGTGTCCGGCCCGCACGGTGCCGTTTCCGGATGTACTTGATCCCCGGTTGGGTGATGCCCTGCGGCGCCGGGGCGTCAGCGAGCTCTACACGCACCAGGGCGAAGCCGTGGCCCTGGCGGCTGCCGGGCGCTCGTTCGTGGTGCCGACGCCCACCGCCAGCGGCAAGACCCTCTGCTACAACCTGCCCGTGCTCGACGCGATCCTGCGCGACCCGCAGGCGCGCGCACTGTACCTGTTCCCGACCAAGGCGCTGGCCCAGGACCAGATGCACGAGGTGCACGGCCTCGTCACCGAACTTGGTGTCGACATCAAGACGTTCACCTTCGACGGCGACACCCCGGAAACGGCGCGCCGGGCGATCCGGAGTTCCGGGCACATCGTCGTCACGAACCCGGACATGCTGCACCAGGGCATCCTCCCGCATCACACATTGTGGGTGAAGCTGTTCGAGAACCTGCGCTATGTCGTTGTCGACGAGGTGCACCAGTACCGCGGCGTGTTCGGCAGCCATGTCGCCAACGTGCTCCGGCGGCTGCAGCGGGTGGCGCGCTTCTACGGCGCCGATCCCCAGTTCATCTGCTGCTCCGCGACGATCGCCAATCCGCTCGAGCTGGCCGAGCGCCTGACCGGGTTGCCGATGGCGGAGGTCTCCGACAACGGGGCGCCGCGCGGGCTGAAGCACTTCATCTTCTACAACCCGCCGGTCATCAACCGCGAACTGGGCATCCGCGCCTCGACCATCAAGACGACGCGCGCCATCGCCGAGCGCTTTCTCGGGTGCGGGGCGCAGATGATCGTCTTCGCCCGCAGTCGCATGCGCGTGGAACTGCTGCTGACCTACCTGGAGAAGGCTGGTCGCAAGGTGGGGATCCGTGCCGGCGAGGTGCGCGGCTACCGCGGCGGCTACCTGCCCGGCGAGCGTCGGGCCATCGAGCAGGGACTGCGCGACGGCAGCGTGCGGGCGGTGGTCTCGACGAACGCGCTCGAACTGGGCATCGATATCGGGCGGCTCGACGTCTGCATCATGGCCGGGTATGCCGGGACGGTGGCGGCCACCTGGCAGCAGGCCGGGCGCGCCGGCCGGCGGCAGAACGTGAGCGCCGTCGTGCTGGTGGCCTCGAGCAGTCCTGCCGACCAGTACATCGTCACGAATCCCGACTTCTTCTTCGGGCGCAGCCCGGAGTACGCGACGCTCGATCCCGACAACCTGGTCGTGCAGATGAGCCACCTCAAGTGCGCGGCGTTCGAGCTGCCGTTCGCCGAGGACGAACTCTACGGCGGCAACCGGGTGACGGAGATCCTCGACTACCTGTGCTCGATGCGGGTGCTGCATCGCGCCGAGGGCCGGTTCCACTGGATGGCCGACACGTACCCGGCGGAGGATGTCAGCCTCCGCAGCGCCGCGCCCGACAATGTCGTCATCATCGACGACTCTAAGCAGGGCGGGCTCGTGATCGGCGAGATGGACCTGTTCAGTGCGCAGGAGATGCTGCACGACGACGCGATCTATATCCATGGCGCCCAGCAGCACCATGTCGACAAGCTGGACTGGGAGCGTCGGGAGGCGCACGTCAAGCCGGTACAGGTTGACTACTACACCGACGCGCAGCGCAAGAGCGAGCTGAAGACCCTGACCGCCGACGAGGAGAAGCCGCACGGGGAAGGTGCGCTGGCCGTCGGGGAGATCGGCCTGGTCTCGAAGGTCACGGTCTACAAGAAGATCAAGCTCGGCACGCACGAGAACGTGGGGGCCGGACGGGTGCACCTGCCCGAGATGGAGATGCACACCACCAGCTTCTGGTGGGAGGTGCCGGAATCGGCGGCGGCTTCGCTCTCGGCGCGGGGCCTGGACCTCGGGGATGCCCTGAAGGGACTGGCGCACCTGCTGGGGTGCGTGGCGCCCATGTTCATCATGGCCGACAGCGCCGACCTTCACGCGACGGCGATGATCCGCTCGCCGTTCACCGACAAGCCGACGCTGTATCTCTACGACACCGTGCCTGGCGGCGTCGGCTTCGCCCGGCGGATCTACGAACAGTTCGACGAGATCTGCGAAGCGGCGCGGCGTCACCTCGAAGCCTGCCCGTGCGCCCACGGTTGCCCGGCCTGTGTGGGCGCCGCCGTCGACTCCGGAAGTACGGCCCGCGCCGGCGCCGCCTGGCTGCTGGCGGGACCGGCAGCTGCCGCAGCGGGCGGCTAG